Proteins from one Acidimicrobiia bacterium genomic window:
- a CDS encoding helix-turn-helix transcriptional regulator, translating into MKPKVSELGSFIRQQRERSAISVRKLAERAGISNPYLSQIERGLRKPSAEIVKRIARGLSVSAESLYERAGWLEGRDAPTVEDAIGSDLTLTERQKQALTQIYRSFVTSPNEETS; encoded by the coding sequence ATGAAGCCGAAGGTATCCGAACTGGGTTCGTTCATCAGGCAGCAGCGGGAGCGGAGCGCGATCTCCGTCCGCAAGCTGGCGGAGCGAGCCGGCATCTCCAACCCGTACCTGAGCCAGATCGAGCGCGGTTTGCGAAAGCCCTCCGCCGAGATCGTCAAGCGGATCGCCAGGGGCCTCTCCGTTTCGGCGGAGTCCCTGTACGAGCGCGCCGGGTGGCTGGAGGGAAGGGATGCCCCGACCGTCGAAGACGCCATCGGATCGGACCTGACGCTCACTGAACGCCAGAAGCAGGCTCTGACGCAGATCTACAGGAGCTTCGTCACGAGCCCCAACGAGGAGACATCATGA
- a CDS encoding nucleotidyltransferase family protein, whose translation MTTASIVLAAGESRRLGRPKQLILLRGRPLLQIVVDAVAAWPAETTVVILGAHAEEILEAIDFGDAVVAINEDWGEGIASSIRVGFDILSRDSTMHRAFVALGDQPEIPADVPQRLLEAAEWSDRPAMVPVYRYERANPVLFDRRIWPRLMALEGDHGASDFLRSHPELVEEVRVDHVPPRDVDTEEDAADLGGDARRSGPGSSANR comes from the coding sequence ATGACAACTGCATCGATCGTTCTGGCGGCTGGGGAGTCGCGTCGGCTGGGACGGCCGAAGCAGTTGATCCTCCTTCGAGGACGCCCGCTGCTGCAGATCGTCGTCGATGCCGTGGCGGCATGGCCTGCGGAGACGACCGTGGTGATCCTCGGGGCACACGCCGAGGAGATCCTCGAGGCGATCGACTTCGGCGACGCCGTCGTCGCTATCAACGAAGACTGGGGGGAGGGGATCGCCTCGTCGATCCGGGTGGGGTTCGACATCCTCTCGCGTGATTCGACGATGCACCGCGCCTTCGTGGCGCTCGGCGATCAGCCGGAGATCCCCGCCGATGTTCCGCAGCGACTGCTCGAAGCCGCCGAGTGGAGCGACCGACCGGCGATGGTTCCCGTGTACCGATATGAGCGCGCCAACCCGGTGCTCTTCGATCGACGGATTTGGCCGCGGCTGATGGCGCTCGAGGGTGACCACGGCGCATCCGACTTCCTCAGGTCGCATCCGGAGCTGGTGGAGGAGGTGCGCGTCGACCATGTGCCACCGCGCGACGTCGACACCGAGGAAGACGCGGCGGACCTCGGTGGCGATGCGCGTCGGAGCGGCCCGGGGTCGAGTGCGAATCGTTAG
- a CDS encoding DUF4332 domain-containing protein, translating to MPSIDAIEGITPKLATKLRKARIRTTEGLLKKGATRSGRKAIATATGLTPEQILGWVNRADLMRVKGIGEEYSDLLEEAGVDTVKELKNRKPAPLHAKLVAINEKSRLVRRLPTEQMVSTWIAHAMKLPAVVKY from the coding sequence ATGCCTTCCATCGACGCCATTGAGGGGATCACTCCGAAGCTCGCGACAAAGCTCCGCAAGGCGCGCATCCGAACCACGGAAGGTCTGCTCAAGAAGGGGGCAACCCGCTCCGGGCGGAAGGCGATCGCAACCGCGACAGGGCTCACGCCGGAACAGATACTCGGATGGGTGAACCGGGCCGACCTGATGCGGGTCAAGGGCATCGGCGAGGAGTACTCCGATCTCCTCGAAGAAGCCGGCGTCGACACGGTCAAGGAATTGAAGAACCGTAAACCCGCCCCCCTCCACGCAAAGTTGGTGGCGATCAACGAGAAGAGCCGTCTGGTGCGCCGCCTCCCCACCGAGCAGATGGTCTCCACCTGGATCGCCCACGCAATGAAGCTGCCGGCGGTAGTGAAGTATTAG
- a CDS encoding putative Ig domain-containing protein → MRRKRSYEGAVRASRRRGRAARLFRVIGAVTAVLTVTVLTFTGGSDADAAGDGTYRDELDVVSYSNSNGTISWSSHPWVEIGESDGPSAGFVAFSTKRCTSGPCLLIEDDNPAGVIGIHRRVDVSGAGLATFTYDYQFEGLPSSRTEFYVEISATGSAPWTRLATYQISTSHTSPQAASFDISAHISADTTIRIVSNGTADSGSEIYIDNVEIEAIISDDPPTFDQDLGDRTDAEGDAVSFSASATDPLGDDLAYSATGLPPGISIDPDTGLVSGTIDPTAGAGSPYAVTLTVTDPANQTDEDTFTWTVTDVNRQPTVTSPGDQASDEGDAVNLAIAGSDPDADDLTWTATGLPNGLSIDPDSGVVSGTVAFAAAAASPHSVTIRATDDGSPVMFDEVAFTWTVTNVNRPPLVTAPTDQSSAEGDTISLVIGGSDPDGDDVTWTATGLPTALTIDADTGEIAGTLDFGASNDSPYAVTVRATDDGDPSEFTEVAFTWTVSDNNRAPIVGNPGDRNNDEGDPVTFAMSGSDPDGDDLTWTATNLPDGLAIDADSGIISGTITFFANAGSPYSTTVRATDDGSPNQFAEVAFTWTVADNNRVPLVTNPGDQTTAEGDPVSLQMDGSDPDGDDLTWGAFGLPLGLAIDPDSGLISGTPTYDAAGIHPVAVRATDDGFPAAFTEVSFTWTIDDTNRAPVMQSSSNRAGAEGDSVNLAMAATDPDGDGLTWSATGLPPGLTIGSSSGNITGTIGYNASPGSPYSVTVRATDDGSPSLSDETTFTWTVANTNRAPTVASIPNQSSAEGMTVALPVSGLDPDGDNLTWSASGLPPGLTIDSGSGEVTGTLGFTAAGTHPVTVRATDDGSPSLFTDRSFTWTVANTNRAPTVQNPGPQTDDEGDAVSLSMSGSDPDGDRLSWSATGLPPGLAISPTSGLISGTLGFALAAEYSVTVVATDDGTPALQSQVSFTWMIGEVNRAPQIGVLTNRSSQAGANVTILPTAVDPDGDGLTWSATGLPGGAAISPSTGAITGAPTTPGTYSVTVMVTDDGAPPATDFASFAWSVEAPAGFPVGSAVATQQATVGVSLVLEVEAVHPDGLDLTFSASGLPDGLSIDSATGVIAGTPTTPQTRYTLVTVTDERGQAVVIGFVWIVLPVVNEPPVIVEDVIIVASDSAGPGGVVLDAVGNDYDPEGVALILVSAGPAEIGEVTVVDGMVVFRAPSHWLGTVTFPYTVTDGTTAVQGRVTITIDEALSTRLGTSVLAWDPTGPPPSFSEAPLTPSNSTEVVLGTLFQSLHVLRVPLALLGGAVLWSLLFGGLFNLGLVVRGGVPRLVRRSSHTFAVVMVPHGGKVDVTRGSGEGDVVARLLATERGLEATGRRIDVGQEQWIEIRTQSGKGSVPAFFVTEEVDRAGFAEDGEPLAMVRDFVSRLRARTDFGDLISRYGLFVAHHAPLIHFPPHLVPSVMEDSVTHIWKGRNPAYPDFEGTFDLAVATSVLDAYDHPGRELRVDTPVVPSTVIPVEFTNFHSVSIGADVHGPERLEQAAWLIMFSYEDGHPKIIGLVREG, encoded by the coding sequence TTGCGGCGGAAACGCTCGTATGAGGGCGCGGTCCGCGCTTCACGCCGTCGGGGACGCGCCGCGCGTCTCTTTCGGGTGATTGGCGCGGTCACCGCGGTGCTCACCGTGACGGTGTTGACCTTTACCGGCGGATCCGACGCGGACGCCGCCGGTGATGGGACCTATCGCGACGAACTCGATGTGGTGTCCTATTCGAACAGCAACGGCACGATCTCGTGGTCTTCGCATCCATGGGTGGAGATCGGGGAGTCCGATGGCCCCAGCGCCGGCTTCGTGGCGTTCAGTACGAAGCGATGCACCTCGGGGCCCTGCCTCTTGATCGAGGACGACAACCCTGCCGGGGTGATCGGCATCCACCGCCGCGTCGATGTGTCCGGCGCCGGATTGGCGACATTCACCTATGACTACCAGTTCGAGGGACTCCCCTCGTCGAGGACCGAGTTCTACGTCGAAATATCAGCGACCGGGTCGGCACCCTGGACTCGGCTTGCGACCTATCAGATCAGCACTTCCCACACTTCGCCCCAGGCGGCGTCGTTCGACATCTCGGCTCACATCTCGGCGGACACCACCATTCGCATTGTCTCGAACGGGACCGCCGACTCCGGCAGCGAGATCTACATCGACAACGTCGAAATCGAGGCCATCATCTCCGACGATCCGCCCACCTTCGACCAAGACCTCGGCGATCGCACCGACGCTGAGGGGGACGCCGTGTCGTTCAGCGCATCGGCCACCGATCCGCTCGGCGACGACCTCGCCTATTCGGCGACCGGGCTTCCTCCGGGCATCTCCATCGATCCCGACACCGGGCTGGTGTCAGGGACGATCGACCCCACCGCCGGCGCCGGCTCGCCCTACGCGGTCACCCTCACCGTCACCGACCCCGCCAACCAGACCGACGAGGACACCTTCACCTGGACCGTCACCGACGTGAACCGCCAGCCCACCGTCACCAGCCCCGGAGATCAGGCATCTGACGAGGGTGACGCGGTGAACCTGGCAATCGCCGGCTCCGACCCCGACGCCGACGACCTCACCTGGACGGCAACGGGCCTGCCGAATGGGCTCTCGATCGACCCCGACAGCGGCGTCGTGTCGGGAACGGTGGCGTTCGCCGCCGCCGCCGCTTCGCCCCACTCGGTGACGATTCGCGCCACCGACGACGGTTCGCCGGTGATGTTCGACGAGGTCGCCTTCACCTGGACGGTGACGAATGTGAATCGCCCCCCGCTCGTCACCGCTCCCACCGACCAGTCGTCCGCCGAGGGCGACACCATCTCGCTGGTGATCGGCGGCTCGGATCCCGACGGTGACGATGTCACCTGGACTGCCACCGGGTTGCCCACCGCGTTGACGATCGACGCCGACACGGGGGAGATCGCCGGCACCCTCGATTTCGGCGCGAGCAACGATTCGCCGTATGCAGTGACGGTGCGCGCCACCGACGACGGCGACCCGAGCGAGTTCACCGAAGTGGCCTTCACCTGGACAGTGAGCGACAACAACCGTGCTCCCATCGTCGGCAATCCGGGCGATCGCAACAACGACGAAGGCGACCCGGTGACCTTCGCCATGTCGGGATCCGACCCGGATGGTGACGACCTCACCTGGACAGCCACCAACCTGCCCGACGGGCTGGCGATCGACGCCGACAGCGGGATCATCTCGGGGACCATCACCTTCTTCGCCAACGCCGGGTCGCCCTACTCGACGACCGTACGCGCCACCGACGACGGGTCCCCGAACCAGTTCGCCGAAGTGGCGTTCACCTGGACGGTCGCCGACAACAACCGGGTGCCGCTGGTGACCAACCCGGGCGACCAGACGACCGCCGAGGGTGACCCGGTCTCCCTGCAGATGGACGGATCGGATCCCGACGGTGACGATCTCACCTGGGGCGCATTCGGCCTTCCGCTGGGCCTCGCCATCGACCCCGACAGCGGGCTCATTTCGGGTACCCCCACCTACGACGCCGCCGGCATCCATCCGGTGGCGGTGCGGGCCACTGACGATGGGTTCCCGGCGGCGTTCACTGAAGTCTCATTCACCTGGACGATCGACGACACCAACCGGGCGCCGGTGATGCAGTCGTCATCCAACCGGGCCGGGGCGGAAGGCGATTCGGTCAACCTGGCAATGGCAGCCACCGATCCCGATGGGGATGGACTGACCTGGTCGGCCACCGGGCTGCCCCCGGGGCTGACGATCGGGTCGTCGAGTGGGAACATCACGGGGACCATCGGCTACAACGCGTCGCCGGGCTCGCCGTACTCGGTGACCGTGCGGGCTACCGACGACGGGTCCCCCTCCCTCTCCGACGAGACCACCTTCACCTGGACGGTGGCGAATACCAATCGTGCCCCTACCGTGGCGAGCATCCCCAACCAGTCATCGGCCGAAGGCATGACCGTGGCGTTGCCGGTGTCCGGTCTTGATCCCGATGGCGACAACCTCACCTGGTCGGCAAGCGGACTCCCCCCGGGTTTGACCATCGACTCCGGTTCAGGAGAGGTCACGGGAACCCTCGGATTCACGGCTGCCGGCACCCACCCGGTGACGGTGCGCGCCACCGACGACGGGTCGCCCAGCCTCTTCACGGATCGCTCCTTCACCTGGACCGTTGCCAACACCAACCGGGCGCCCACCGTGCAGAACCCCGGTCCCCAGACCGACGATGAGGGCGACGCCGTCTCACTGTCGATGAGCGGATCCGACCCGGACGGCGACCGGCTCAGTTGGTCGGCCACCGGCCTCCCTCCGGGACTGGCGATCTCGCCGACGAGCGGGCTGATCAGCGGGACCCTCGGGTTCGCCCTCGCAGCGGAGTACTCGGTGACCGTGGTCGCCACCGACGACGGAACGCCCGCCCTCCAATCGCAGGTTTCCTTCACCTGGATGATCGGCGAAGTCAACCGGGCTCCGCAGATCGGGGTGTTGACGAATCGGTCGAGCCAGGCGGGGGCCAACGTGACCATCTTGCCGACGGCCGTCGACCCCGACGGTGATGGGCTGACCTGGTCGGCCACCGGGCTTCCGGGTGGCGCCGCGATCTCACCCTCGACCGGGGCCATCACCGGGGCGCCGACGACGCCCGGCACCTACAGCGTGACGGTCATGGTCACCGACGACGGTGCTCCGCCGGCTACCGACTTCGCCTCCTTCGCGTGGAGCGTCGAGGCGCCGGCAGGCTTTCCGGTCGGCTCGGCAGTTGCGACCCAGCAAGCCACGGTGGGCGTGTCGCTCGTGCTCGAGGTCGAGGCCGTTCACCCCGACGGATTGGACCTGACGTTCTCGGCCTCGGGGCTTCCCGATGGGCTGTCGATCGATAGCGCCACCGGCGTGATCGCAGGCACGCCGACCACTCCGCAGACGAGATACACCCTGGTGACGGTCACCGACGAGCGCGGTCAAGCGGTCGTCATCGGATTCGTCTGGATCGTGTTGCCCGTGGTGAACGAGCCCCCCGTGATCGTCGAGGATGTGATCATCGTCGCCTCCGACTCGGCGGGTCCTGGCGGAGTGGTGCTCGACGCAGTCGGCAACGACTACGACCCCGAGGGCGTCGCCTTGATCCTGGTGTCGGCGGGACCAGCCGAGATCGGGGAGGTCACGGTGGTCGATGGGATGGTCGTCTTCAGGGCGCCTTCGCATTGGCTGGGGACCGTCACCTTCCCCTACACGGTGACCGACGGCACGACCGCAGTGCAGGGCCGGGTCACCATCACGATCGACGAGGCACTCTCGACCCGGTTGGGGACGAGTGTCTTGGCCTGGGACCCCACCGGTCCGCCGCCGTCATTCTCCGAAGCGCCCCTGACTCCATCGAACAGCACCGAGGTCGTGCTCGGAACCCTCTTCCAGTCGTTGCACGTGCTCCGGGTACCGCTCGCCCTTCTCGGCGGCGCGGTGTTGTGGTCGCTCCTGTTCGGCGGACTCTTCAACCTCGGCCTTGTCGTCCGCGGAGGTGTGCCCCGGCTGGTGCGCCGCTCATCGCACACGTTCGCGGTGGTGATGGTGCCCCACGGCGGGAAAGTCGATGTGACCCGCGGCTCTGGTGAGGGGGATGTGGTCGCCCGGCTTCTAGCCACCGAACGCGGCCTCGAAGCGACCGGGCGACGGATCGACGTCGGTCAGGAGCAGTGGATCGAGATCCGAACTCAGTCGGGCAAGGGCTCGGTGCCGGCGTTCTTCGTCACCGAGGAAGTCGATCGGGCGGGTTTCGCCGAGGACGGCGAACCTCTCGCCATGGTGCGTGACTTCGTGTCGCGGTTGCGCGCCCGCACCGATTTCGGCGATCTCATTTCACGGTACGGACTCTTCGTTGCCCACCACGCCCCGCTCATTCACTTCCCCCCGCATCTGGTGCCATCGGTGATGGAGGACTCCGTAACCCATATCTGGAAGGGACGCAACCCTGCCTACCCGGACTTCGAAGGCACGTTCGATCTGGCGGTCGCGACCAGCGTCCTCGACGCCTATGACCACCCCGGACGGGAACTACGGGTCGACACCCCGGTGGTGCCGTCGACGGTCATCCCGGTGGAGTTCACCAACTTCCACTCCGTGTCGATCGGCGCCGACGTCCACGGCCCCGAACGACTCGAGCAGGCCGCCTGGCTCATCATGTTCAGCTACGAGGACGGGCATCCCAAGATCATTGGGCTGGTGCGCGAGGGGTGA